ACCATATTAAAGAATTAGTTAGGGAATATAAAATTGGCAATATTATACTATTTTCTCGAAATGTCAAGGATGGAAAGCAACTTAAAAATTTGTGCAATGATATTCAGAAAGATGTAATCAAAAACACACGCATTCCTGCTCTTATTTCAATTGACCAAGAAGGCGGAATGGTAACAAGAATTTATAAAGATGCCACTTATTTACCAGGCAATATGGCTATAGCAGCAACAGACAATCCTGAAAATGCGTATAAAATAGGAGAATTAGCAGGGAAAGAGCTCAGGGCATTGGGTATAAACATTAATTTTGCACCAGTACTTGATGTTAATAATAATCCTTCTAATCCTGTAATAGGGGTTAGGTCTTATGGAGAAAATCTCGAAAAAGTAGCTGAGTTTGGAGTTAACTATATAAAAGGATTGCAAAAAGAAGGAGTTATAGCTACAGCAAAGCATTTTCCGGGTCATGGGGATACCTCTGTGGATTCTCATCTGGATTTACCTTTAGTGGAGCATGAGAAAGAAAGGCTTTATAAAGTAGAGTTATATCCATTTAAAAAAGCAGTAGAAAATGGCGTAGATGCAATAATGACAGCCCACATTCTTTTTACGGCTTTTGAAGATAATAAATTACCTGCTACTTTATCATATAATATTCTCACCAATATTTTAAGGAAGGAGTTTAGATTTAAGGGGATAATCATAACAGACTGCATGGAAATGAATGCAATTGCGAAATATTTTGGTACCGCTAAAGCAGCTTCAATAGCAGTGAAGGCTGGAGCTGATATAGTTTTAGTTTCACACACAAAGAAATTGCAGATAGAAGCTTTTAATGAAATAAAAGAAGCAGTTTTGCGTGGAGAAATACCAATTGAAAGAATAAATGAGTCTGTTGAAAGAATAATTAAGTTAAAGGAAAAATACAAGCTCTTCGAAAACCCATATCCAGATGAAAATAAAATTAAGACTCTAGTAGGAAACGCAGAACATAAGGAGATTGCAAAAAGTATAAGTTTAAACAGCATTACTGTTGTTAAAGATGAAAATAAGCTTTTACCAATAAAAACCCAGAAAGTATTAGCCATTTCTCCTGAAACAGTGCCAATTTCAGGTGTTGACGATGCATTGATGGAAAAGCTCTCTTTTGCAAAAGAATTTGTAAAAAGGTTTGGAGGAGTAGAAAAGACTATTCTCGTAAATCCTGATGAAAATCTTATAACCCTCTTAATAGAAGAAGCAAAAGACAAAGAAATTGTTGTAATAGGCACTTACAATGCTAGTTTAAATGAGGGGCAAGTAAGACTTGTAAGGTTATTATTAGAGGTTAATAAAAATATTATCGTTGTTGCCTTAAGAAACCCTTATGATTTACTAAAGTTTAAAGAAGTTCCTACATATCTTTGCACTTATGAATACACTCCACTTGCTATAGAAAGTGTTTTGGAGATTTTAAGTGGAAATTATGTGCCACAGGGTAGGCTACCTGTTTCCCTGTGAGAGGATGAAAGTCATATGAAATATGTCATTGGAATTGATGGTGGCGGCACAAAAAGTGTAATTTCTATAGCAGACCTGCAAGGTAACATTATTGTTACTGAACAGGGAGGCCCTACAAACATCAGGTCTGAAGGAGAGTCTCAAGTATACAATACTTTGAGGTATTTAATTGAAAGTACAGTAAAAAAAGCTAATTTGAAGATAGAGAAATGCGAAGCTATTTGTATTGGCACAGCAGGAGCAGGAAGAGAAGAAGAACAAAGGATCATAAAACAATATATACAAGCTATGGGAATAAAGAGAAATATTATAATAACCAATGATGCAGAAATAGTTATAGCTGAAGTAACAAAGGGGAAAGCAGGCATAGCTGTAATTGCAGGCACAGGCTCGATTGCATATGGAATAGGTAAAAATGGAGAAAAAGTGAGGATTGGTGGCTGGGGTCATATTGTCGGGGATGAAGGAAGTGCATACTACATCGGTATTGAAGCAATCAAAGCTGCTTTGAGGTGTTACGATGGGAGAGAATCTTACACGGAATTACTGCCGATGACAATGAAAGAAATTAATATAAAAAATCCGGAAGAGTTTGTAAAGTTTGTATATAGAAAAGATATCATAAAAAGTGAAATTGCTTCATTGGCTAAAGTAGTTGATGAAGCATATAAAAAGGGAGACAAAAAGGCTAAGGAAATTCTTTTAAAGGCAGCGGAAGAACTTTTCGTTCTCGCAAAAACAGCGATAAAAGGCATAAGAGCTGAAAAAGACAGTATAACAGTTGTTGCAAGTGGCAGTGTTTTTATAAATAACGTATTTGTCTATGAAGAATTTGTTAAATTACTTACCAAGAAATATCCAAAGGCAACTATCGAAAAGTTAAAAGGTGATGCTTCAAGAGGGGCTGTAGCAATAGCTTTAAAGTCTATTAGATAAATTATACAATATAGGGAAGGGTAAAAGAGATGGATAGACTCTTTAAGATTTATCATAAAGAAGAAAGATTAGTAATAGGTTTGATGTCAGGTACTTCTGCTGATGGAATTGATGCTGCTCTTGTAAAAATTGATGGGAAGGGAATACAGACAAAAGTTGAACTTTTGGAATTTGAGAATTTCTCCTACAGAAAAGAGGTCAGAAATAAAATATTTGAACTTTTTGACCCTCAAACGAGTACCGTAGAAAAGATTTGCCATATGAATTTTCTGTTAGGGGAGTTGTTTGCAGAGGCAGCTTTAAAAATTATTGAAAAAGCCCACTTGACACCAGAAAAAATTGATTTAATAGGTTCTCATGGTCAGACGATATATCATATTCCTAAATCAATTGAGGACTTGGGTTATCAAATAAAATCTACTTTGCAAATTGGTGAGCCAGCAGTTATTGCAGAAAGAACAGGTATTGTGACAGTGGCTGACTTTAGAGTAAGAGATGTAGCTGCAGGAGGAGATGGAGCTCCTTTAGTACCTTATACTGAGTATATATTATATCGTCATCCGTTAAAGACAATAACATTACAGAATATTGGCGGTATCGCAAATGTTACTATATTGCCAGCGGCATGTGACCTTGAAGACATAATTGCTTTTGATACAGGTCCAGGCAATATGGTCATTGATGAAGTAGTAAAAAGGTTGACACAGGGACAGTTAAAGTATGACGAAGAAGGTGCCTTAGCTAGTAAAGGCAATATTAATGAAAAATTGTTAGAAGAACTTTTGAAAGATGAGTATTTTGAAAAAAAGCCTCCTAAAACTACAGGTAGAGAATACTTTGGGAAAAATTATGTGGATAAGTTGATGGAAAGAGCTTTTCAGTTAAAAGTAGATAATTATGATTTAATTGCTACAGTAACTGCTTTAACGGCGAAGTCTATAGTAAAAAGTTATAAAGACTTTATAATGCCTAAATACCAAATTGATAAAGTAATCATTGGTGGAGGAGGAAGCTATAATAAAACCCTTGTCAGAATGATAAAAGAAGGTTTACCAAATATTGAAGTGGTTACTCAAGAAGAGATAGGATTTAATAGTGATGCTAAGGAAGCAATAGCCTTTGCTATCCTTGCGAACGAAGCTATAAATGGCAATTTTAATAATGTACCGAGAGCAACTGGTGCTAGACATCCGGTAATAATGGGAAAGATTTGTTTATAGGAGAAGGTAAATTATGAGCATTGTTTATATCAATTTAACAAAGGATAAAGCTTTAGAATTAACAAATTTATGGAATAAAGAAATAGGTGGTAGTTTTCCTCTTCGAGAAGAACTATTTTACCAAAATAGTTTTGAGAACGTAAACGTGCTTTTAGAAGGTTCATGGATTGCTGTAGATGAAAAAAATCAGAATGCGGCAGGATTTGTGATATCAAAAGTATGGAAAGAAGATATGGAATGCATAAAGTCAAAAAAAGATATAGGGCATATTCAAGTTCTGCTGGTTGCTTCTGAGTACAGAAATAAAGGGATAGGTAGTGAATTACTTAAAAGAAGTGAAAATTCTCTTAGAGAAGCAAGAGTTAAGACGATATTGTTAGGGCAGGATCCTTGGCATTATTTCCCTGGTATCCCTTCTGAATTTGAACTAACGGAAAAATGGTTTAAAAAGCGTGGTTATGTTAAATATGGCGAAGAATACGACATGTATTGTAACTTAGCAGCTACAAAACCTTTAGAATTACCTAGTTTTCCAGATGTTAAATTTAGAATGCTAGACAAAGAAGAAAAGGAGGATTTCCTTGCATTTTTAAATAGATGTTTTCCAGGGCGATGGGAATACGAAGCAATCCATTATTTCCAGCGGGGTGGCACAGGACGTGAGTTTGTAGTTGCGGAGAAAAAGGGTCAAATAATAGGTTTTTGCAGGATCAATGATAGTAGATCTCCTCTTATTGCACAAAATGTGTATTGGGCTCCATTATTTGGAAATGAAGAATTGGGAGGTATTGGGCCTCTGGGTATGGCAATGAAAGAGGTCATGGTTATGGCTTAGCGATTGTGCAAGCCGGAATGTACTTCTTATATAAAAGAGGGATCAAAAACCTTGTGATAGATTGGACTGGTTTGGTAGATTTCTATGGAAAGTTAGGTTGTAAAGTTTGGAAAAAATATATCAAGTATAAAAAAGAATTAAATAATTAAAAACCTAGATATGGCAAAAGAGAGGAGATTGAAAATGGCTAAAAAATTGCACATTATGGCAGTAGGAGCACATTGTGGCGATATGGAGTTAGTTGCAGGAGGAGTAATTGCAAAATATACTAAAGCAGGGCATGAAGCTAGCATTGTACATCTTACTCCTGGAGAAAAAGGCCATCCACGTTTAAGTCCAGAAGAATATGCAAAGCAGAAGATTGAGGAAGCAAAACGAGCAGCTGAAATTTTAGGAGCAGAGCCTATTTTCTTACCTTATAGAGATGCTGAACTACCTGTAAACGACGAAGTTAAATTTCGTTTAGCAGAAGTTATACGAGAAAAGAAGCCTGATGTAATAATTACCCACTGGAAAAATAGTATGCATCCAGACCATGCCAATACCCATTTAATTGTGGATGGAGCCATATTGATTGCTGCCTTGCCAGCTTTTGAGCTAAAAAATCCTGCCCATTCAGTTAGAGGAGTTTTTTACGGAGAAAATTGGGAAGACCCCTATGGGTATGAGCCTGATGTTTATGTGGATATTACTTCCACATATGATATATGGGTGGAGGCAATAAAGCAGTATCAGTTTGTTACAGGAGGTATATCTTCTTTCCGTTACTTAGATTATTATACACATTTAGCTGTTGTAAGAGGTTGTTTAATGGGAGTTAAATATGCCCAAGCATTCATGATGCCAGAGGGTGCTAACAAAAGGCGTGGAGGATCTTTACCGGGATTTACTTTAGAATAGAAGGTGTTGAAAAAATGAGCTATATTGTAAGAACTTATCAGGGTGGAGATGAAAAGGGTATAGTAGCTGCTTGGCAAGAGAGTCTACCTTATGACCCTATCAATTTAGAACTATTTCGATCTAAAGTGTTATTAGATCCCAATTTTGATCCAGAGGGAGCAATTGTGGCAGTAAATGATAATAATCAAGTAATCGGTTTTACACTTGCTTTAGTTCGACGGTTACCAATGTATAAAGATGATTTAGAATTAGAAAATGGTTGGATTACAGTGTTTTTTGTACAGCCCAATTACAGAAAACAAGGAATTGGAAGTAAGATGTTTGAAAAGGCAAAAGAGTTTGTATATAAGAAAGGCCGCAAATATATATTTTTCTCTTCATATGCTCCAAATTACTTTTTACCTGGAATTGATGAAAAGACTTATCCGGAAGGATACAATTTTTTACTTAAACAAGGGTTTGTCAAATTATATTCTCCTGTTGCGATGGATAGGTCATTATTAGATTTTACAATTCCAGAAGAAGTAAAACAATTGAGAGAAAGGAGGGGAAAAGAGGGATTTAGGTTTTTGCTGGCAGAAGACAGGCATTTGTTTGAGTTAATTGAACTTGCCAACACAGTTTTTAACCCAGATTGGGGACGGGCAATACGTGAAGGAATTTTACGAGGGTTACCAATGGAACAAATACTTGTAGCTGAAAAAGATAATAAAATTGTTGGATTTTGCTTATATGGTGCATATGAAGGAATTCGCGAAAGGTTTGGCCCATTTGGTGTTGACCCTTCAATGCAGGGATTGGGTTTAGGGAAAATACTTTTAAATCAATGCTTATTTGAGATGCGATGTAAAGGGCTCCATAATGTATGGTTTTTATGGACTGGAGAAGAAAGTACAGCAGGGCATTTATATAAAAAGACGGGTTTTAAAGTGACGAGGAAGTTTCATGTGATGAGGTTTAGCTTTTAAAAGTAGAGGAAAAGCTTCTAAAGGGGGAAAGGGGAATCATGTTAGGAAGGAGTTTTGCTATATTTCTGGTTTTTATGTTTGTCTTCACTATGAGTCCTGTGGTGTCTTTAAAGGTATTTTCACAAGATTCTTCTTTGTCATTGCCAATTGTGTTTTAATAGAAATAGTACCAAACCCTGTTAGGCTTTTACCAGGAGAAGAAAAACAATTTTCAATAAAAGCTTATAATGAAAAAGGAGAAGAAATTGCTGTTCCTTTAGAACAAGTCATTTGGCGTGCTGAGAGGGATATTGGTACAATTTCCAAAATGGTGCCTCAAGTAGTTGAAGGGTTAAAATATGGCTATGTAGAAGCAGAATATAATGGAATGGTAGCAAAGGCCTTGGTTATAGTTAGTAGCAAAATTGCAGAAGTCATTGAAGACTTTGAAAATATAGAGTTGAATGGAAAAGTTATATTGAGTACAGGGACAATTACACAGGCTGGTAGTTTGCCAGCGACCGCAACAGTTCAGTTGGCAAAACGACCGGAACCTGTACTTTATGGGGAACATTCTGCAAAATTTATGTACGATATGAGAGGAACTACCAGGACAACGGCAACTTATCTTAGTTTAAGAGATATTTCTACTGGTAGTTTAGATAGACCTATTCCTGGTATTCCTAAAAAAATTGGTGTTTGGGTTTATGGTAATCAAAATAATCATTGGTTACGTGCAAGGTTAAGAAATAGCGACGGAAAAATGTTCCCTGTGGATTTAACGACAACGGCTAATTTTAATTGGACAGGATGGAAATATGTTACAGCAAATATTCCTTCTGATCAAAAAGGACCTTTTAAATTCATGGATTTGTATATTGTAGAGACAAAAGATACAAACAAAGATAGCGGTTTTGTCTACTACGATCGCTTAAGTGTGTTCTATACTGATACTGATGTTTTTGGTGTTGATATTATTGGGCTTACTCCTATGCAAGTAGGAGAGACTAAACAAGCAAAGGTAGCTATTACACTTAAAAACAGCACATCCCCAGAAATAGTTAATAGTGGTATTACATACCTCAGTAGTAATCCAAATGTTGCTTCGATTGACAATGAAGGTAATGTTATTGCTTTGCGCCCAGGTAAAACCACAATTGTGGCATTATATGGTAATGCAGAACCTGCTTTCTTTGAACTTTTAATTACGGAGAGTGAACCGATAGTTGATATACTTGAAATTTATGGTCCTGAAAAAATTGAAGCAGGAATGACAGGAAATTTACAAGTGTTTGCCAAATTTAATGGTTACGATAATAAAATTGAAGTTACTAAAGAAGTAAATTTTATTAACCAAAATCCAGAAATTGCTACTGTCAGCAAAGAAGGCATTATCCAAGCATTGTCAGAGGGGGAAACTACAATTATTGCTAAATATAAAAATAAAGAAGCTTTATATTCATTAAAAGTAACAAAGCCCACTCCTGTATTGTCAAAAATTGAATTAACAGGTTTGAAATCAATGACTGTGCAATCTGAGCTCCAAGCAAAAGTAATAGGTGTTTATACAGTATTGGGGGAAGAATATGAAAGAATTGAAATTAAAGAAGGTGTTACTTTTAAGAGTAGCAGAGCAGAAGTAGCAGAAATTAACCAACAGGGGCTTGTTAAAGCTAAATCAGTAGGGGTTACAGTAATAACAGCTAATTATTTAAATAAAACAGCTAGTTATGTGCTTGTTGTCAATAAGGAACCCATTACACCTAAAAGAGAATTTAGGGCTGCTTGGATTGCCACAGTAGATAATATAGATTGGCCTAAGAAGGGAGTCTATGATCCGGAACAACAGAAGCAGGATTTTATTGAAATATTAGATAAGCTGAAGGATATAGGAATGAATGCAATCATAGTTCAAATAAGACCAACAGCTGATTCATTCTATCCTTCTAAATATTTTCCGTGGTCTCATTGGTTGACAGGAATACAGGGTAAATATCCTGGCTATGATCCTTTGGCCTTTATGATTGAAGAAGCTCATAAAAGAAATTTGGAATTTCATGCTTGGATTAATCCTTACCGTGTAAGTATGGGTGACGATTTAAATGCTCTGGTTGACAATCATCCTGCAAAACAGCATCCCGAGTGGGTTGTATCATATGGTGGGAAGCTATGGTTTAATCCAGGTAACCCTGAAGTAAAAGAGTATATTATAAATAGTATTATTGAGGTAGTTAAAAATTATGATATTGATGCTATTCATTTTGATGATTACTTTTATCCATATCCTGTAACAGGTGTGGATTTTCCAGATGAAGAATTGTATCAAAAATATGGTGTAGGATTTGAAAGTAAAGAGGCTTGGCGTAGAAACAATGTGGATACCTTGATATCAGAATTATCACAAAAAATAAAAGCAACAAAACCTTATATTAAATTTGGCATTAGTCCTTTTGGAATTTGGCGCAACAAATCCACTGATCCAAATGGGTCAGAGACGAATGGATTTCAAAGTTATGATTCTCTATACGCTGATACAAGGAAATGGGTTCAAAATGAATGGATTGATTATATAGTACCCCAAATTTATTGGTATTTTAACTATTCTCCAGCAGCTTATGAAAAACTAGTAGATTGGTGGAGGCAGCAAACTGCAGGCAAAAATGTACATCTATATATTGGTCATGCTGCTTATCGAGTAGGAGCTGACGATGTTAATTGGTTGGATCCCGACCAACTCCCTAATCAAGTGTTATACAATAGAAATTTTGAAAATGTATATGGCAGCGTCTTTTTTGCAACAAATAATCTGCTTAAAAATCCTTTAGGGGTAACGGATCATTTAAAAGAATTATTTAAATATCCTGCGTTGGTACCACAAATGGAGTGGTTGACTACTAATTTACCTTCGCAACCAATCAAAGTAAAAATAAATACTAAAGAGGCAGGGATTGAATTAAAATGGGAAGATGTAACACCTGAGAATACTACTTATTATGTGATCTATCGCGTAGAAGGGGAGGAAGTACCCAATATCAATGATGCAAAAAATATTCTGGCACTCGTTAGGAAATCTAATGGTTTTCAACAAACTTACCTGGATTTAAGTGTTTTACCAGATAAAACCTATAGTTATGCAATAACGGGAGTTAATAGAATAAACGAAGAGGGTGTACCAATTTATATTACTGTTAAAGAAGCTTCACAAGGGAAAGTAATTGTAGTAGGTAATACAACTACTTATCTTTTAGAAAAGAACAAACTAGAAGAAGAAATTAATGATAAGCACAAAAAAGAATTAAAGTTTGACTTGACCGATATATGTACAACAAACCAAAAAGAATTAGAGATACCTTTAGAAGTTTTAAGACTATTGGAAAAAGGTAATAAAAGAATAATAATAAAATCAGATGAGATAACCTTAGAGTTCAACTCAAAAACCGTTGTTGCACCAAAAAATATTTTTAAGCTTATTGAAGAGGAAGGTTCACTGACCATAGTTATAAATAACAAAGGGAAAATAGAAGTAGACAGTTTTAATTCACTTACTAATACCTATGAGGTAATATTAAAGGCAGGAGATAAAGTAGTAAAAATTAAAGAACCATTTAAGATAAGCTTTAATTTGCCTGATAAGAATGATTTTAAAGAAGTTGGAGTTTATTTCTGGGAAGAGAAAAATGGTAGATGGGAACATATTGGGGGAAAAGCTAACCGCAAAGCAAATACGATAACTGTAGAAGTAAAACAAATGACAATTTATACTGTTTTTGAACATGAAAAAAATTTATACGATAACTAAAATTTAGCTTATATGGCTTAACCATAATATTAATAATCTCTATAATTAATTTATAGTAAAAATATAAGGATGTAAAAGGAGAAAAACCTATGAGAATAATAGTTCCAATAAAACAAGTACCTGAGACGAGCAATGTAAAAATGGATCCAAAAACAGGTACCATGATAAGAGAAGGAGTAGAAAGTATAGTAAATCCCCTCGATTTATATGCTATTGAAACAGCGATAAGGCTAAAGGAAAAATACGGAGGAAAGATAATTGTTATATCAATGGGACCTGAAAAAGCGGTGGAGGCAATAAAAGAAGCAATTGCAATGGGATGTGATGATGGGATACTTTTATCAGATAAAAAGTTTGCAGGATCCGATACATTTGCTACTTCCTATGTTTTGGCAAAAGCTATTAAACAAACAGGGGATTTTGACCTTGTAATATGTGGAGAAAGAGCTACAGATGGAGATACAGGACAGGTGGGGCCAGGTATTGCTTCTTTTTTAGATTTACCTCTTTCCACTTTTACAAGTCAAATCCTATCAGTAGAAAATGGGAAAATTACAGTAAAAAGGCTTGTTGAAGAAGGATATGAGGAAATTGAAATGATGCTTCCAGCAGTGTTAACAGTGGTCAAGGAAATAAGCGATCCAAGGTTGCCTACTTTAAGAGGCAAATTAAAGGCAAAAAAGATGGAAATACCTATATGGGATGCACAAAAAATAGGTGCTGAAGGACAAAAGATAGGGCTTAAAGGTTCACCTACAAGAGTTGTAAAAATATTTACACCTAAAGTGACAAGAGAAGGCGAAAAAGTCATTGTAAAAGATGAAAAAACCTTACACCAAGCAATTGATAAAATTATAGATTATCTCATTGAAAAAGAACTTATTTAAGGAGGCTTCATAGTGAAAGAAGTATGGACTTTAGCAGAATTTCGACATGGCAAATTAAATCCCATATCATTTGAATTATTAAACAGAGGTAAAAGTCTTGCTCAAAAATTAAATACATCTCTTGCTTCTGTCGTGATAGGCTATAACATAAAAAAAGAGGATATTGATGAGCTTATCGCAAGAGGGGCATATAAAGTATATGTAGTAGATGATATAAGGTTAGAAAATTTTATTGTGGAAACTTATGCAAAAGTGATTTTAAAGCTATTAGATGAATATAATCCAGATATATTTATAGCTGCTGCTACAACAACTGGTAGAACTTTAATGCCATATATTGCGGTGAAAAAACAAACAGGCCTTACTGCTGATTGTACAGTTCTTGATATTGAAGAAGAAACAGGAAATCTCCTGCAAACAAGACCTGCTATCGGGGGAAACATACTTGCAACTATAAAAACTCCTAACACTAGGCCACAAATGGCTACAGTAAGACCTCATTCTACAAAGCCAGCATTACCTGATAGAAATAGAGTTGGAGAAGTAATTTATAAACAATTTAGTGATGATGTATTTAGTTCAAAGACAAAATACATAAGATTTATTAAAAATGAATCACAACAGGTAAATATACAAGATGCGAAAATAATAGTAGCAGGGGGAAGGGGCTTAGGGAAAGCAGAGAATTTCAAATTAATAGATGAATTAGCAGAACTTTTAGGGGGTGCAGTAGGGGCTTCCCGTGATGTTGTTGATAGGGGGTGGGAGACGTATCCTCATCAAATAGGTTTAAGTGGAAAAACTGTATCGCCTGCACTATATATAGCAGTTGGCATCTCTGGGGCAGTTCAACATATAGCAGGTATGCAAACATCAGAAAACATAATAGCAATAAATAAAGATCCAGATGCGCAAATATTTAAAATTACAAATCTTGGAATAGTAGGAGACCTAAATGAGATATTACCCCTTCTTATAGAAAGAATCAAAGAGTATAAGAAGAAGGAGGCAAATTTGAATGTATAATAAGCTAACGCCGGAAATTGTGGAAGAATTAATTGGAATAGTAGGAAGTAATAATGTGATATACGGTAATCCTGATGCATTAGAACCTTATTCTCACGATGAAGTTGCAGAAAAACATTATGCCCATATGCCGGAGGCTGTTGTAAAACCTTCGTCGGCAGAAGAAATAGCACGAATAATGAAGCTAGCAAACAAGTACAAAATTCCTATTACACCTAGGGGTGCTGGCAGTGGCCTTTCTGGTGGAGCGGTACCTGTATACGGTGGGATTGTGTTATCTGTCGAAAGAATGAATAGAATTCTTGAAATAGATAAAGAAAATCTAGTGGTAGTTGTTGAACCTGGAGTTGTGACAAATGAAATTAATAATGTCGTTAAAGAATATGGCCTTTTTTATGCGGGATATCCTATGAGTGTAGAAACCTGCTACATAGGTGGAAATGTGGCAGAAAATGCTGGTGGTGGGAGAGCTGTAAAGTACGGAGTCACTGGAAGATATGTAATAGGCTTGGAAGTGGTAACTCCAACAGGAGATATTGTTCACCTTGGAGGTAAGGTGATGAAAGATGTTACAGGATATGACCTTATACACCTTATGGTAGGTTCTGAAGGGACACTTGGGATATTTACAAAGATATACCTTAAACTTATGCCACTTCCTCAAGCAAAAGTAGATTTGCTGGTACTTTTTGAAGATATAGATACTGCTATTAAAATAGTCCCCAAAATCATGACTTTTGGAAGAATAATACCTACCTCAATAGAATTTATGGATGACTTATCCTTCAAGGCTGCATGTAGATATCTTAATGA
The sequence above is a segment of the Thermoanaerobacter ethanolicus JW 200 genome. Coding sequences within it:
- a CDS encoding family 10 glycosylhydrolase → MVPQVVEGLKYGYVEAEYNGMVAKALVIVSSKIAEVIEDFENIELNGKVILSTGTITQAGSLPATATVQLAKRPEPVLYGEHSAKFMYDMRGTTRTTATYLSLRDISTGSLDRPIPGIPKKIGVWVYGNQNNHWLRARLRNSDGKMFPVDLTTTANFNWTGWKYVTANIPSDQKGPFKFMDLYIVETKDTNKDSGFVYYDRLSVFYTDTDVFGVDIIGLTPMQVGETKQAKVAITLKNSTSPEIVNSGITYLSSNPNVASIDNEGNVIALRPGKTTIVALYGNAEPAFFELLITESEPIVDILEIYGPEKIEAGMTGNLQVFAKFNGYDNKIEVTKEVNFINQNPEIATVSKEGIIQALSEGETTIIAKYKNKEALYSLKVTKPTPVLSKIELTGLKSMTVQSELQAKVIGVYTVLGEEYERIEIKEGVTFKSSRAEVAEINQQGLVKAKSVGVTVITANYLNKTASYVLVVNKEPITPKREFRAAWIATVDNIDWPKKGVYDPEQQKQDFIEILDKLKDIGMNAIIVQIRPTADSFYPSKYFPWSHWLTGIQGKYPGYDPLAFMIEEAHKRNLEFHAWINPYRVSMGDDLNALVDNHPAKQHPEWVVSYGGKLWFNPGNPEVKEYIINSIIEVVKNYDIDAIHFDDYFYPYPVTGVDFPDEELYQKYGVGFESKEAWRRNNVDTLISELSQKIKATKPYIKFGISPFGIWRNKSTDPNGSETNGFQSYDSLYADTRKWVQNEWIDYIVPQIYWYFNYSPAAYEKLVDWWRQQTAGKNVHLYIGHAAYRVGADDVNWLDPDQLPNQVLYNRNFENVYGSVFFATNNLLKNPLGVTDHLKELFKYPALVPQMEWLTTNLPSQPIKVKINTKEAGIELKWEDVTPENTTYYVIYRVEGEEVPNINDAKNILALVRKSNGFQQTYLDLSVLPDKTYSYAITGVNRINEEGVPIYITVKEASQGKVIVVGNTTTYLLEKNKLEEEINDKHKKELKFDLTDICTTNQKELEIPLEVLRLLEKGNKRIIIKSDEITLEFNSKTVVAPKNIFKLIEEEGSLTIVINNKGKIEVDSFNSLTNTYEVILKAGDKVVKIKEPFKISFNLPDKNDFKEVGVYFWEEKNGRWEHIGGKANRKANTITVEVKQMTIYTVFEHEKNLYDN
- a CDS encoding electron transfer flavoprotein subunit beta/FixA family protein, whose amino-acid sequence is MRIIVPIKQVPETSNVKMDPKTGTMIREGVESIVNPLDLYAIETAIRLKEKYGGKIIVISMGPEKAVEAIKEAIAMGCDDGILLSDKKFAGSDTFATSYVLAKAIKQTGDFDLVICGERATDGDTGQVGPGIASFLDLPLSTFTSQILSVENGKITVKRLVEEGYEEIEMMLPAVLTVVKEISDPRLPTLRGKLKAKKMEIPIWDAQKIGAEGQKIGLKGSPTRVVKIFTPKVTREGEKVIVKDEKTLHQAIDKIIDYLIEKELI
- a CDS encoding electron transfer flavoprotein subunit alpha/FixB family protein is translated as MKEVWTLAEFRHGKLNPISFELLNRGKSLAQKLNTSLASVVIGYNIKKEDIDELIARGAYKVYVVDDIRLENFIVETYAKVILKLLDEYNPDIFIAAATTTGRTLMPYIAVKKQTGLTADCTVLDIEEETGNLLQTRPAIGGNILATIKTPNTRPQMATVRPHSTKPALPDRNRVGEVIYKQFSDDVFSSKTKYIRFIKNESQQVNIQDAKIIVAGGRGLGKAENFKLIDELAELLGGAVGASRDVVDRGWETYPHQIGLSGKTVSPALYIAVGISGAVQHIAGMQTSENIIAINKDPDAQIFKITNLGIVGDLNEILPLLIERIKEYKKKEANLNV
- a CDS encoding FAD-binding oxidoreductase; translation: MYNKLTPEIVEELIGIVGSNNVIYGNPDALEPYSHDEVAEKHYAHMPEAVVKPSSAEEIARIMKLANKYKIPITPRGAGSGLSGGAVPVYGGIVLSVERMNRILEIDKENLVVVVEPGVVTNEINNVVKEYGLFYAGYPMSVETCYIGGNVAENAGGGRAVKYGVTGRYVIGLEVVTPTGDIVHLGGKVMKDVTGYDLIHLMVGSEGTLGIFTKIYLKLMPLPQAKVDLLVLFEDIDTAIKIVPKIMTFGRIIPTSIEFMDDLSFKAACRYLNEKIPFEEAGAMLLIELDGNSKAELEEQYEIIGNLCMENDAIEVYVADNATTSERIWRIRRNIAEAWKQFSPHQSLEDVVVPISDIPTFIKRVREISEKYDIPIPCYGHAGDGNIHATPIKKPELSMEEWHKKLKALLTELYMIVKELGGTISGEHGIGSKRKDYLPMVLEPQHMEMMRVIKKALDPNLILNPGKII